A stretch of Bacillota bacterium DNA encodes these proteins:
- a CDS encoding flagellar protein FlaG, with product MSADRVSQVAGVELEHTRRASMGDLQMDPRMDPRSSREWAAASRLREVRTTVTEANRAMEAFDIQAKFSVHRATGQIVVRLENRRTGELIREIPPEKLLDLVAKMREMMGRFVDDRA from the coding sequence CTCAAGTGGCCGGTGTGGAACTCGAGCACACAAGACGCGCCAGCATGGGAGATCTGCAGATGGACCCCAGGATGGACCCACGCAGCTCTCGTGAGTGGGCCGCCGCGAGCCGGCTCCGCGAGGTCAGGACGACCGTGACGGAAGCGAATCGGGCCATGGAAGCTTTCGACATCCAGGCCAAGTTCTCAGTGCACCGGGCGACAGGGCAGATCGTAGTGCGCCTGGAGAATCGCAGGACTGGGGAGCTGATCAGGGAGATACCGCCGGAGAAACTTCTTGACCTGGTGGCCAAGATGCGCGAGATGATGGGCAGGTTCGTGGATGACCGCGCCTGA